A window of Henckelia pumila isolate YLH828 unplaced genomic scaffold, ASM3356847v2 CTG_466, whole genome shotgun sequence genomic DNA:
GGATTTACAGTGCTGCTGGGAGTATTTTGATATCCGTATTTCGAGAAGGTTTTGATATGATTTCTATTGATTGTGTTCACCATCTGTCGAATTTTTGTTGAAAACTTCAATCACCACCCTTCACGCTACAAAGATTCGGTTTTTTTAAGGataaatttgttttaaattctgaaatctAAACTTAACTTTGTATTTAGtgaaaaaaaatgtttgaaGTATGTGATTCATATACTCCTTGGTCCAGCATGTTTTTTATCAGATGAAAGTCGGTACAAAATATCGAAAAATCCAGTATTAATATATGATAGATGAgcataattgttttaaatttggtactaatatatgattttcgagAATTCAATTATGTATGCAAGTATTGATATTAATtacatatttttctttttttgaatgAATAATGGTACAAAACATTagaaatatggtacaaatatatgatattgGTGTATCAATTGTTTTAGATCTGATactaatttataattattgaaTATCCAAACATGTGTTGCAAATATTGATATAAATAAAGTTGCTCAAAATTTATAcccaaaattttatgttttgtacCAGTTCTAAACCAATCAGTGtttaaatatcatatattagtttcatattttcaatttttgtatCGATTTTCAGCTCTAGAAAATCATATGGCCTAGAGAGTGCAGAAACATTTTTCTGTAGATTAAGAAGTGCAAACATAATTTTTTCTAACAAGAGCTGAATGTAAAATTGTATTTGAATTTAGGATTTAAAGcccatttttttcttttttctttttttgtttttttaacgaTTTAAAGAAATTTTTCAAAACCATTGTTAAAATATCGAGCGGTGAAGTTTTACCAACATAATGTAGGATAAATCACCACAAAATCTTCAAAGtaaaatctatatatatttaaaaccaAACAAGtcttccaaaaaataaaaattcaagttTTCGAGTTCAAAATACTTACTTTAAATAGATTATGCATctatgtaaataaaaaaattaaaaataaaaacatataatatattttaaatatttcaaaataaagAAATGTGTTACTAGGTCGGATTCTCAGCTCAATATGATCCAATggagtttgttattattattttttaaataatgtgTGTGTTGATGCTGTTGTGCCTTTTCTTAGGTTATAAATCGTGTCCATCTCAAAAGAGACCACAATATGGTGGTGTGACCTCATGAGTTTATAAGTCACTCtttattagtttaatattttaatgTGGGATATGGTCACATTGCCGACCCTTTGAGAAGGGGACGCCCATTGTAGACGGCTTTCACTCACCTTTCAATATTCAGTGATGCATTCATACACCTTAATCCAAGGGCTTTCACTCACTTTTCAGTGTTCTGTGCATGCATTCATACACCTTAATCTAGCCTATGATTTTTTTCCAATTATCAACGCTGAACCGATGATTGCCCTTTTCTAGGTCTCCTTTCCGCTACGTGGACTCTCAACGAGACCACCAATATTAGGTTATAAACCCAAGAGGTGTCCATCCCAAAAAACTTGTCTATTAGGTGTTGTGACCTCGTGAGATTATAAGTAACTCTTTGTTAGTTAATATTCAATGTGGGATATTGTAACACTCTTCCTGTTTCAATGTGAAATATTTTGACTTGTctggttaaattttttttccttgtGTGTTTAATTTACTCACGTAGAAAATCACGATTACTGTTAGCAATCACTTTTTTATGATGCTCATTTTCCTGGAGGTACTTGATCTAGATGGCCCTGGTAACGACAGCTGAAGTTTGTGATGCAAATCCCCAGCTCATTGTGAGCGGTGAACTTCGAGCACTTAATCCTGTTTTCCAGATATATGGCAGGCGCCAAGTCTTCTCTGGACCAGTTGTTACTCTGAGAGTATTTGAAGATAATGTTCTGGTCCGTGAATTTCTTGAGGAAAAGGGAAATGGAAGAGTTCTTGTTGTTGATGGGGGAGGTAGCTTGAGATGTGCAATATTGGGTGGAAATCCTGTTGTACAGGCACAGAACAATGGATGGGCTGGTGTAGTAGTTAATGGCTGTATAAGAGATGTGGATGAAATCAATGGCTGCGATATTGGTGTTCGAGCTCTCGCCTCGCATCctgttaaggctaacaagaagGGGAATGGAGAGAAGCACGTTCCCATAAATTTTGCTGGGACTAGAATTTGTGATGGTGAATGGCTTTACGCTGATACCGATGGTATTCTTGTTTCAAAGACAGAGTTGTCCGTCTGAGTTTGCTGGAATTTCATGAGAGATTTATATATGTAACTACAATTCAGTTTCATGCTATCTCATTGGGATTACACTGGTAATCTCTATTTGCTGCCTTTTCTGTATTATACTATGTTCAGCCTGCTTATAAATCGGGGCTTGAGTTCTTGTCTTACGTTGGACAGTAACCTCGAAGGACAATTTATGCTTGTAATTTGGGCTTGCTATTTAGTTGTCACCTTTTTATCTAGATTTCATTCACTTTCGTCTATCGTTCTCTCTTGATTACTCCCTTTTGTTTGTACTCTTAGATAGTGAACTCGGGGTATCCCTGGATTCTTGCGAAGTTTCTCGCTTAACTGTTGCTTGACTTTGATTTGTATTTGAAAGATGGGAAAATGCCGTGATCTACGGATCAAAATTTGGTTCGTATTGATCCATGCTTTTGATTATTGATTGagaatatgtatatatattgatgTCATATTCACTTCAGAATGGCATCAATGTTCTTGTTTTGCATTGCTGTAATCGAGTGAAGTTTCCGGATTTACAGTGCTGCTGGGAGTATTTTGATATCCGTATTTCGAGAAGGTTTTGATATGATTTCTATTGATTGTGTTCACCATCTGTCGAATTTTTGTTGAAAACTTCAATCACCACCCTTCACGCTACAAAGATTCGGTTTTTTTAAGGataaatttgttttaaattctgaaatctAAACTTAACTTTGTATTTAGtgaaaaaaaatgtttgaaGTATGTGATTCATATACTCCTTGGTCCAGCATGTTTTTTATCAGATGAAAGTCGGTACAAAATATCGAAAAATCCAGTATTAATATATGATAGATGAgcataattgttttaaatttggtactaatatatgattttcgagAATTCAATTATGTATGCAAGTATTGATATTAATtacatatttttctttttttgaatgAATAACGGTACAAAACATTagaaatatggtacaaatatatgatattgGTGTATCAATTGTTTTAGATCTGATactaatttataattattgaaTATCCAAACATGTGTTGCAAATATTGATATAAATAAAGTTGCTCAAAATTTATAcccaaaattttatgttttgtacCAGTTCTAAACCAATCAGTGtttaaatatcatatattagtttcatattttcaatttttgtatCGATTTTCAGCTCTAGAAAATCATATGGCCTAGAGAGTGCAGAAACATTTTTCTGTAGATTAAGAAGTGCAAACATAATTTTTTCTAACAAGAGCTGAATGTAAAATTGTATTTGAATTTTAGGATTTAAAGCAAATCTGCtcccttttttttctttttctttttgttttttttaacggtttaaagaaaattttcaaaaccATTATTAAAATATCGAGCGGTGAAGTTTTACCAACATAATGTAGGATAAATGGCCACAAAATCTTCAAATccaaatatatgtttaatgtCAGTCTCAATGTCAGAACACAAAATGTCAGAACTCTTGTGTGAAATTTTTTAACTTGGAGCaaataagaaaaatgatttttgcATCTTTATAATTTAGTGAGGTTTTATTTGTTCAatgtttttagtttttaattttgtGTAGGTTGCTCAATTTGTATCAAGTTTTTAGTTTGTGTAGGTTTTTAGTTTTGAAAGTATAGAATTTGTATCGTTTTATTTAACTAGaagaatcttttaaaaaaaaaaagacactagaagaatctctcaaaaaaaagaaaaaaaaaaaagaaaaaaaaagagagagaatcGTAATTTTTCTTCGAGAATTTGATGGTGAGATATTAAATTATATGCATACTACCTATTTTTGTTAATGTTTAAGAAAATACTTTTGTATAGCTGTTTAAGAAAATTTTGACATGTACAAATGTTCCACTATAGCTATTTGATACGTTTGAGACATTTTTAGTTGAATTCAAATTCATGAGTATTTCATTACTGttgtgaaaaattaaaaatttatggcaaaaagtaaaaactccaaaactcaaaatatatcaaactctagaattcacaaatttttctctctcaattcactAGTGATTTTATACACAAATAGAGAGACCTATTTAAAGATCTCAtttggagattagtccaaaaattaaaacatcatcatctaaatcatcacacactaattttcaatattttacaactcaatattcaacattcaatattcaattttaaataataataataataataataataataataataataataataataataatagtaatatcatattttcaacacttccccttgtgatgatgatcgtgatatgataaCTGTTTTTATTACGTGTTTTtgtactgcctcgttaaaaccttactaggaaaaactcattgtgataaaaaccatagtaagaaaAAAGGAGTGCAGTCacataaactccccctcatgttaacacgaacgattcttcacatatgtcgtagattgcgcatcccaatgttatatatatgatttCCGAATATTTTCATAGGAagcgcctttgtgaagagatctgatgagttctcacttgattgaatgtaatagatatcaatatatttattcttctcaagctcttgagtgtaggaaAAGAATTTTgagggatatgtttggttctgtcacttttgatgtattcttctttcatttgagcaatacatgcaacattatcttcatacagcgtcacaggcttcttgtctactgataattcACAAAacttttggatatgttgtgtcattgattttagccaaataCATTCACGGCTTgtttcatgtagcgcaataatctcggcgtgatttgatgaagttgttacgagtgtttgtttctgtgaacgccaagaaattgcagtgcctccacaagtaaatacatatccggtttgggaacgtgtcttttgtggatcagataaatatccagcatcagcataaccaatgatactttgattggtgtcttttgagtacaaaagttcCAAAtatgtcgttcctcgtagataacggaatatatgtttaattccgttccagtctttgttggatatgagctgaatcttgccaataaatttacagcaaaagatatattaGGTCTAgtacaatttgcaagatacataagagcaccaatgacacttagatatgatacttctggaccaagaataatttcatcatcttcacatgacgaaatggatcattttctatgtttaataatcttacaaccattggagtacttaatggatttgatttatccatattaaaacgtttaaggaccttttctgtataatttgtctggtgaacaaaaatttcacattctttttgttcgatttacaaacccagacagtacttggtttttccaagatccttcatttcgaactcttctttcaagtacatcataacttcttgaatttttttattcgttccaatgatgtttaaatcatcaaaatatacaacaataattgcacatccggatgttgttttcttgatgaaaacataagggcatattggatcatttacatattcttttttcatcaagtgctcacttagccgattataccacattcggccggattgcttcaacccatataatgatctttgcaatttcacagaataaaattcttttggttttgaactttgtgcttcaggcatcttaaatccttcaggaattttcatgtatatattactatcaagtgatccgtataagtaagctgtaacaacatccataagacacattttcaaattttcagacactgccaaactaatcaaatatcggaacgcaattgcatccataacaggagaatacgtttcttcataatcaattccaggtctttgagaaaaaccttgtgcaacaagtctagctttatatcttactattgcatttttctcatttctctttcaaataaaaatccatttatatccaacaggttttataccttcaggtgtgaggactataggtccaaaaacattgcgtttatttagcgaatccaattcaacctggatgacatctttccattttgcccaatcatgccaagttttgcattcaccaaaagatttgggttcatgatcttcattctcatttatgatgtcacaagccacattataagaaaatatttcatcaatatcttctatatcttttcgaTTCCATaattttccagtattaatataattgatagagatttcacgattatcgtcagtttgtggttctgacagaacatttttaTCATCAGGTTTTTCTTCtagaacaccattttctattttgtgATCATCATGTTTATCTATgaattttcttttccgaggatttttatccttggaaccgactggccttccacgcttcaagcgttttatgacatcatgagtgtcttcaatttgtttctttggcatttcaattcgagcaggtgCATTTACAGccggtatatatgattttgttaccccttttgtgtctgcaaatacatttggcatttgatttgctattctttgcaaatgcacaatttgATGTACATTtttttcacattgtttggtttttggatccaaatgtaacaatgatggtacataccatgtgatttttttttcgatgtgtttattttttccccctaacattggaaagatttcttcattaaaatgacaatcagcaaaacgtgttgtaaacacatcgcctgtctgaggatcaagatatcgaatgattgatggactatcataaccgatataaataccgatttttctttgaggacccattttttatctttgaggtggtgcaacatgcacatacaccatacatccaaaaattctcatataataaatatcttgttctttaccaaatgcaagctgtaatggggagaatttatgatatgcacttggtctgatgcaaattaatgccgcagcatgtaaaattgcatgtccccatatagaaatagggagttttgttctcataatcattcgtctagcaatcagttgtagacatttaatcaatgattcagctaattcATTATGTGTATGAACATGAACAACAAGATGTTCAAtagtaattcccattgacatacaatagtcattgaaagtctgggaagtaaattctccagcattatcaagtcttattttcttgattgtataatcggaaaattgattccgcgattttattatttgagccattaatcttgcaaatgccacattccgagttgacaataagcatacatgtgaccatctgctagaggcatcgatcaataccataaagtatcaaaatgtccacatggtggatgaattggcccacaaatatcaccctgaatatgttcaagaaatatgggtgattctgtttggattttagctggtgatggtcttataataagttttccaagagaacatgcattacattgaaacttattattctaaAAGATCTTTTGGCCTTTCAGTGGATaaccatgtgtattttcaataattcttcgcatcattattgaaccaggatgtcccaatcgatcatgtcaattggttaatattgaagaactattaaccacaatttttgattcgattggacttatatatgtataatgcaatccagtagggagcattgataatttttcaaccacatattttttttcctgatttatatgtggtaagacacatatatttatgattttcataatttatcgtctcagtatcatatccatgagaatatatgtcattaaaactcaacaaatttctttttgattgtggtgaatataaagcatcatttataaaaaaaaaaaatatcattaggTAACACAAAATGTGtttttccacaaccttcaatcaagtctgcAAGACCTggtattgtattcaccattgtttttgttggttttaattccaaaaaatatcttttatctcggataatagtgtgtgttgtaccactatcgggtatgcaaacttccatgaGATTATTTCCTTGTTTAGCTTTTCTCATACCGTTTTCCATTTTaaacttcaaaagaaaatatgcaatacatGAAAAATACAGTATGTTACAttctagtcccaccaatatattaatcaatgtcctcgaaatcattcGAAAAATCAGCAGCATCGAAATGAGTTGAACCACTTAAATGGTTACTGGTTTCagcaaaattggtctcttttcctttcccctttatcgattctttatagagcttacataggtgctcaggggttcaaaaaatatgtgaccaatgtcctggagtgtcacacctataacaaacactctcagatctttttgagtgattttcattttcactcgtgtTTTCATGCTgtctttttggtgggtggttcgtgacgttcttttgagatgagttattaaagtaactatctcgattattttcatatccacggccgcgatcatttttacgtccacgtccacgcccacgtcctcgacctcgtccatgaccaaaatcttgtttatgcctttgattttggttttcatttttaattacgacatttgcttctggaaatgccgttgatccagtgggtcgggattgatgatttctcactaacaattcgttgttcttttcttccacaagaagacatgtgatgagttcagaatatctcgaaaatccaTGCACTCTATATTGTTGTTGTACAGTTATATTCGATGCGTGGAAAATAGAAAATGTTTTTTCAAGCAATTCCATTTCAGTACaacatgcccacaaaatttcaattgcgagactattcgatacatcgcagaattgtaatcactgacttttttaaagtcttgaaatctcaacgtattccattcatcacgggcggtcggaagtataacttcccttacatgctcaaatctttctttcagccctttccataaaatcattgagtctttttctgtgagatactcacatttcaatccttcatcaagatgtctacgtaagaaaatcatagactttgCTTTTTCTTGTaaggatgatatattattttctttgatggtatcacttagacccaatgactcaagatgcatttttacatcgagagtccatgacatataattctttccagtgatatcgagcgcaacgaattcaatctttgccaaatttgacatggtggtactagaaaaataacaatacattttattagttaatttctattaatatgacaatacaaaataatggaagaacgaaGATTACAAGTATGTGTACAAATAGAAAAAAAGTACGTGGTGGATAATCACCGATAAAtaaaagactcgtgagcatgataacCATAATAGTTATAAAAAAATAGCCTTAAAAACGCCATCTTCTTCTTCTACAAAAAAACCGagtagaaaatattttgagagaaatagtgaatttggtgtgattgaaatgagtttgtgtagtacctaaaatccaaATATACTAATtcacatatattaaattaaataaatattatggttattatttttaagtttaattgatttaaattctttattcgaattatgtgttaatagaatatcatttatttattcaaatgattttgttgtgcaacttaattattttaaatattttaaaggtataagcttgcttatttaaatgattttaattaattatttaatttattcatttaaatgattttaaattcctaacttatttagttaaattcttttatctatccaaatcattttaaaggtttttatactgcttgtgtatttatttaaattaattttaaacgtttgtctagttgtttaaattattttaatcgctctgctatttttttaaatattccatttattgcagtgacatcaaaatatttaaagtgttgattttaatttcctaagatagtgcctaaattcattttcaatatttatgattttaattgcttggattttttttaatttcttaagtttcctttaaagtttaagtgctcaaatattttaagttattattattgaaatttttgagacagtgacTTCCAGTTCCGGTGCTTGGCGATGGTGGATTTTggcggtaaattccaagattgttattttaaaagtttagtagGGAGGTAGGAAAAAAATTAGATGAGAGTTCAGAAGTTAAAAGTTTCCGGATATcagaaatcttttttttttcttattattgCAAATATTGggcttattttttaaatttttcaaaagttagaattttcataaacccggattagtaaaacccaatataatatttttaattttgggtttttaaaattaggaattttatttGTGTAAGTTAGTAGGCCAAAAAATTGTAGTATTTTAAGTAGTACTTTTAAAGCAAATCACACACACCTACTTTTATATacttacacctatacatacacacacatatacaccTAATACTTAATTTATAACACAAAATAAACTCAAACCCTAACACAGTTCAACAAGTAGCCGCCTCTTCTCGTTTCTCTTTTCTCCCCCATTTCTTGCAAGCTGTCGGCCTCTACTCTTGTGCAATTTCCGGCCGCCGCCGACACCACTCCACCACCACGCCAGCCGGAGGTCGTCTCTTGGAGGTCCTAGTAGCTGTAGGTCGAAGGTTTCAGCTCCTTTTCAGCCCATCTCTTGAGCATTTTGGGTTTAGGCAAGTGTAGGTTTTTCTTGGGCATTCAAACTAGCTATTATGTTTTTGCACctaatttttctttaatttcgAAATGCACATGAATTTCTAAGGGTTCGGTTTTTGCTGGAATTTCAGTATGGTGTTTggtgattttcgaaatttgaTTGAGCATGGAGTCTAAAGTGTTGCATGATGAGTTGTGATAGAAGGCATGTGGTGTTTTGAATGCATATtgacattttcgaaaatccagaAGTTGTATGCCCCTTAAATTCGAAAGTTTGCATGTGTAAGGGCTGAAATTGAAGTGAGTTTGAAGCATTTTAATGATTTGCATTGggcttgattgattgttcatgAGTTTGATGCATTTTGGTGCATGATCATGTGATTTTCAAAATGTGGAGTTGGAGTGTGGTTGAGGGCTGCCTAAGTGTTTGTGGGAAGTCCTAAGACATGTCTATAGgtgtgtttggtggtttggaaggTGGTAGAGGCAAGGGAAAAGGGATTGGGATGGTTTACTCCAAGTAGAATGGTTGTAAGGTGTTGATCTCCATGGGCAGGGGAGGATCTGAACGTGGTTTGGGCGTGGTTAGGCTGGTCCTAGGTCTAGgttatgatgttgtggtcgcgtctttataaaatgggctcgtttcGGTTAAGATTTCAATGAGTTATGGGTCTTTGAAGTTAaggtgtcggtgcagaattttaggAGTAAAAGTGGGTTGTCCGGAATTGAGTTTTGATAGGATTGTTTGAGTGGTCAAATGAAGTTATAAACTGGTCCTATGGCTTGTTTGTAGTGTATGgaaagtgtcggttcaagcggggtCAAATTCGGTAAGGTAAGAATGAGATATGGGCTTTTGGGTGCGATTGTTCGGGTTATGCCTTGGTTGTGAGCaatagagttaagtatgggtcttagcacctaggggcagccaTTCTCCCACCCTATGTCCACAACTTTGTGTTGATTCTCATTTCCTAAAGTTGCATACTTGTATGTTTGAGTCTCTTTCATGATcattgagtaaatattttcaagtacATTACATCTACATATACATGCTAAGTTTTTATATCAAGGCAAGAAAGaaagtatgaaagaaaatatttttataaacgaagtgagatgattgtgactatagaaatgacgtgtatgtttggggttgggagacgttctgacctaccttaccaaaggatgtgtatgtgtggggttgagagacgtcttggcctaccttaccaaatatagacgtgtatgtgtggggttaagagaaatcttggcctctCTTACCAATCACAGGGCAAGACGAGTTTGGGAGATAtcttgacttccttgcggcatagtgcactgcagccatgatcatgatcgaaactacaaggtcacaattcaaggatctaagttctcaGTTTCAGTTTAAATatcagttgactcgtcttatTTCATTCAGTTTTCAGTCATGCATGATTTTCAGATAAGTTAAGAAAGTTCAAGAGTTGTatagcgtgagttggcgtgTGTTCATCATTTACATGTTGTCTCATTCTCTTGTAGCATGTGCATTTTTACAGCTTAAGTttcaagtatattatgtacagtattttgagtattactgcAGTTATTTTAAACCTTTGTTATTACATTGTTTATACTTGCttagtcattagactcactatgcttgtttgtttTCCAAGTGAGGAGGAGTTCCTAGGgaccgaggggcaggatcctcggGGTTGAATCCGCCGGCGGTGCAAGGCCCTATGACCGTCGCTACTTTTATGTTCCGCATAAGACTATGATTGTAGTAAAGAATTTTAGTTTGAGTACTTTCAGTTTAGCCAGGATGTGTTCTCCCTGTGCTTAAATTTTAGTCTTTCAAATTGTTATTGCTATTAttgcaaccgtgtggggttgcCTTTTTCCTTTCGTGATTTATGATTATCGCAGTTATGATTTTTACCAGTCGTTTACTTCATTTTGTTAGAATTGATGTATGTGACAGAGTagctttg
This region includes:
- the LOC140872540 gene encoding putative 4-hydroxy-4-methyl-2-oxoglutarate aldolase 2, yielding MALVTTAEVCDANPQLIVSGELRALNPVFQIYGRRQVFSGPVVTLRVFEDNVLVREFLEEKGNGRVLVVDGGGSLRCAILGGNPVVQAQNNGWAGVVVNGCIRDVDEINGCDIGVRALASHPVKANKKGNGEKHVPINFAGTRICDGEWLYADTDGILVSKTELSV